The following are encoded together in the Thiobacillus sp. SCUT-2 genome:
- a CDS encoding Lon protease family protein, with amino-acid sequence MTSLQPLAPDRLYRPCDTGRFTFATTAELDDLTEGIGQIRAIDAAQFGIGMRHAGYNLYVMGQPGSGKRTLIRQLLDQRVGAEPKPADWCYVHNFAQPHKPHAIRLPAGMGARLHADMQQLVAELQATIPAVFEGEEYRRRLGQIDEEYGERQTQAFVAVGDEATKQGITLLRTPNGFSFAPAKGDEVMSPDEYEKQPSEEKTRIEQAIARLQEELEKVIRQVHQWRRERIERVRKLNEEAVLFAVGHLIDDLRSTYAAFPAVCSYLNEVQQNVIESMDEFRHPKEGMAGLAALTGQMPDFSRFRVNLLVARDGTQGAPVVYEEHPTYQNLLGRVEHLSQLGALVTNFLLIKPGALHQANGGYLLLDAFKLLSQPFAWEGLKRALSTREVRIESLGQMYSLVSTVSLEPEPIPLDAKVILIGNRMLYYLLAQYDPEFGELFKVVADFEDEVGRNADNDLLYARLVGTLVRRDKLRAFDRGAVARVIEHSARRAEDAEKLSTHIESLADLVREADYWAGQGTRDVVTRDDVERAIDAQIRRADRLRDRSHEAIVRGILHIDTAGERVGQVNGLSVFQLGDFSFAQPSRITANTRLGEGELVDIEREVKLGGSIHSKGVLTLSSFLAARYAAEQPLSLSASLVFEQTYGQVEGDSASVAELCALLSSLANVPIRQSLAVTGSVDQFGRVQAIGAVNEKIEGYFDICRQRGLTGEQGVLIPATNVAHLMLRRDVVEAAAAGRFHVYAVSTVDEALELLTGMAVGAADVEGSLDQRVTQRLKHLAELRRTFAKKAGPGAGGSHEREND; translated from the coding sequence ATGACATCCCTCCAGCCGCTTGCGCCCGACCGACTCTACCGCCCCTGCGACACCGGGCGCTTCACCTTCGCCACCACCGCCGAGCTCGACGACCTGACCGAAGGCATCGGCCAGATCCGGGCGATCGATGCGGCGCAGTTCGGCATCGGCATGCGCCATGCGGGATACAACCTCTACGTCATGGGGCAGCCGGGCAGCGGCAAGCGCACGCTGATCCGCCAGCTGCTCGACCAGCGCGTCGGCGCCGAGCCCAAGCCGGCGGACTGGTGCTACGTCCACAATTTCGCGCAGCCGCACAAGCCCCATGCGATCCGGCTTCCGGCCGGGATGGGAGCCCGCCTGCACGCCGACATGCAGCAGCTGGTTGCGGAGCTGCAGGCGACCATCCCGGCCGTGTTCGAGGGCGAGGAATACCGGCGGCGGCTGGGGCAGATCGACGAGGAGTACGGCGAGCGCCAGACCCAGGCCTTCGTCGCGGTGGGCGACGAAGCGACCAAGCAGGGGATCACGCTGCTGCGGACGCCGAACGGCTTTTCCTTCGCCCCCGCGAAGGGCGACGAGGTGATGAGCCCGGACGAGTACGAGAAGCAGCCGTCCGAGGAAAAGACCCGCATCGAGCAGGCGATCGCGCGGCTGCAGGAGGAACTCGAGAAGGTCATCCGCCAGGTCCACCAGTGGCGCCGCGAGCGCATCGAGCGCGTGCGGAAGCTCAACGAGGAGGCGGTGCTGTTCGCGGTCGGCCACCTGATCGACGACCTGCGCAGCACCTACGCGGCGTTTCCCGCGGTGTGCAGCTACCTCAACGAGGTCCAGCAGAACGTCATCGAGAGCATGGACGAATTCCGCCACCCCAAGGAAGGCATGGCGGGACTGGCCGCGCTGACCGGGCAGATGCCCGACTTCAGCCGCTTCCGCGTGAACCTGCTGGTGGCGCGCGACGGCACGCAGGGCGCGCCGGTGGTCTACGAGGAGCATCCGACCTACCAGAACCTGCTGGGGCGGGTCGAGCATCTCTCGCAACTCGGCGCGCTGGTGACGAACTTCCTGCTGATCAAGCCCGGCGCGCTGCACCAGGCCAACGGCGGCTACCTGCTGCTCGACGCCTTCAAGCTGTTGAGCCAGCCCTTCGCGTGGGAGGGGCTGAAGCGCGCGCTGTCCACCCGCGAAGTCCGCATCGAGTCGCTGGGCCAGATGTACAGCCTGGTGAGCACGGTCTCGCTCGAGCCGGAGCCGATCCCGCTCGACGCCAAGGTGATCCTGATCGGCAACCGCATGCTGTACTACCTGCTCGCGCAATACGACCCGGAGTTCGGCGAGCTGTTCAAGGTGGTCGCCGACTTCGAGGACGAGGTCGGACGCAACGCGGACAACGACCTGCTCTACGCCCGCCTGGTCGGCACGCTGGTGCGCCGCGACAAGCTGCGCGCGTTCGACCGCGGCGCCGTGGCGCGCGTGATTGAGCACAGCGCGCGGCGCGCCGAGGACGCCGAGAAACTCTCCACCCACATCGAGAGCCTCGCCGACCTGGTGCGGGAGGCCGACTACTGGGCGGGACAGGGCACGCGCGACGTGGTGACGCGCGACGACGTCGAGCGCGCGATCGACGCGCAGATCCGGCGCGCCGACCGCCTGCGCGACCGTTCGCACGAGGCGATCGTGCGCGGCATCCTGCACATCGATACGGCGGGCGAGCGGGTCGGGCAGGTCAACGGCCTGTCGGTGTTCCAGCTCGGCGATTTCAGCTTCGCGCAGCCTTCGCGCATCACCGCCAACACGCGGCTCGGCGAAGGCGAACTCGTCGACATCGAGCGCGAGGTCAAGCTCGGCGGATCGATCCACTCCAAGGGCGTGCTGACCCTGTCGTCCTTCCTGGCGGCGCGCTACGCGGCGGAGCAGCCGCTGTCGCTGTCGGCGAGCCTGGTGTTCGAGCAGACCTACGGCCAGGTCGAAGGCGACAGCGCCTCGGTCGCGGAGCTGTGTGCGCTCCTGTCCTCGCTGGCGAACGTGCCGATCCGGCAGTCGCTCGCGGTGACCGGGTCGGTCGACCAGTTCGGCCGGGTGCAGGCGATCGGCGCCGTCAACGAGAAGATCGAGGGCTATTTCGACATCTGCCGGCAGCGCGGCCTCACCGGCGAGCAGGGCGTGCTGATCCCGGCGACCAACGTCGCGCACCTGATGCTGCGGCGCGACGTCGTCGAGGCCGCGGCCGCGGGCCGCTTCCACGTCTATGCCGTGTCGACGGTCGACGAGGCGCTCGAACTGCTGACCGGCATGGCGGTCGGGGCAGCCGACGTCGAAGGCAGCCTCGACCAGCGGGTGACCCAGCGTCTCAAGCATCTCGCCGAGCTGCGGCGGACCTTCGCGAAGAAGGCCGGGCCGGGCGCCGGCGGCAGCCATGAGCGCGAGAATGACTGA
- a CDS encoding diaminopimelate dehydrogenase, with amino-acid sequence MKKMRLAIIGLGSLGRQCVQSIRSDPRAELAGVVRRPESAPAAWLKALAVTHVSELGAVDAALVCVPADAVPGTAAALLQGRIPVVECARLHGEAFTQHKADLHRVALHHKVPAVVGAGCDPGALSLFRSQFALLAPHGHTETRLHTGSSLHHTLAASGVPGVKKALATELQPRGGVLQRYVYVELEPSADAAAVEAALVSDPLFLDEETLVFAVPSIDALQQPNRGLVLERHAAAGEAGSGDFLLEARYDEAGLAARMMLAAARALPFLAAGAHTLLDLPPGALWGDSWRAAEKEWM; translated from the coding sequence ATGAAGAAAATGCGGCTAGCCATCATCGGTCTGGGGAGTCTGGGGCGCCAGTGCGTTCAGAGCATCCGCTCGGACCCGCGCGCCGAGCTGGCCGGCGTCGTGCGACGCCCGGAGAGCGCACCCGCCGCCTGGCTGAAGGCCCTGGCGGTCACGCATGTGAGCGAGCTCGGCGCGGTCGACGCCGCGCTTGTCTGCGTGCCCGCCGACGCCGTGCCGGGAACGGCGGCGGCGCTGCTGCAGGGCCGCATTCCCGTCGTCGAATGCGCCCGCCTGCACGGCGAGGCGTTCACGCAGCACAAGGCGGATCTCCATCGCGTCGCGCTGCACCACAAGGTCCCCGCGGTCGTCGGTGCGGGCTGCGATCCGGGCGCCCTGTCGCTTTTCCGCAGCCAGTTCGCCCTGCTGGCGCCGCACGGCCACACGGAAACCCGCCTGCACACCGGAAGCAGCCTGCACCACACCCTGGCCGCATCCGGCGTCCCGGGCGTGAAGAAGGCGCTGGCCACCGAACTGCAACCGCGCGGCGGTGTCCTCCAGCGCTACGTTTATGTCGAGCTCGAGCCCTCGGCCGACGCCGCCGCCGTCGAGGCGGCGCTGGTCAGCGACCCGCTCTTCCTCGACGAGGAGACGCTGGTCTTCGCCGTGCCGAGCATCGACGCACTGCAGCAGCCGAACCGCGGGCTGGTGCTGGAACGCCATGCGGCAGCAGGCGAGGCCGGCAGTGGCGACTTCCTGCTGGAAGCCCGCTACGACGAGGCCGGGCTCGCGGCGAGGATGATGCTCGCCGCCGCGCGCGCCCTGCCGTTTCTTGCGGCCGGCGCGCATACGCTGCTCGACCTGCCGCCCGGCGCGCTGTGGGGCGACTCGTGGCGCGCCGCGGAAAAGGAGTGGATGTAA
- a CDS encoding ribose-phosphate diphosphokinase: protein MRPEPPCLFALDASRACGERVAAALGLALCRHEARDFEDGEHKMRPLENVRGRDAYVIHSLYGEPGMSANDKLIRLLFFVATLKDASAARVTAICPYLAYARKDRRTKPRDPLGSRYVAQLFEAVGCDRVVTLDVHNPAAYQNAFRIPAEHLEARKLFVSWFAAHLGDEAIVVVSPDAGGVKRAAALRDSLARALGRAVGSAFLEKYRSGGVVSGDAVIGDVSGATAVVVDDLVSSGTTLARAAVACRTHGARRVLAAATHGVFAGGAETALAEPALDKLLVTDSIPPSRIPAAWLGRRVEVLETAPLLAEAVRRLHGGGSLVELLQD from the coding sequence ATGCGCCCGGAACCGCCCTGCCTGTTCGCACTCGACGCCAGCCGCGCCTGCGGCGAACGCGTCGCCGCGGCGCTGGGCCTCGCCCTCTGCCGCCACGAGGCGCGCGACTTCGAGGACGGCGAACACAAGATGCGCCCGCTGGAAAACGTCCGCGGCCGCGACGCCTACGTGATCCACTCGCTCTACGGCGAACCGGGCATGAGCGCCAACGACAAGCTGATCCGCCTGCTGTTCTTCGTCGCCACCCTGAAGGACGCCTCCGCCGCCCGCGTCACCGCGATCTGTCCCTACCTCGCCTACGCGCGCAAGGACCGGCGCACGAAGCCGCGCGACCCGCTCGGCAGCCGCTACGTCGCGCAGCTGTTCGAGGCGGTCGGCTGCGACCGCGTCGTCACGCTGGACGTCCACAATCCCGCCGCCTATCAGAACGCCTTCCGCATCCCGGCCGAGCATCTCGAGGCACGCAAGCTGTTCGTGTCGTGGTTCGCCGCGCATCTCGGCGACGAGGCGATCGTCGTCGTCTCGCCGGATGCGGGCGGCGTCAAGCGCGCCGCGGCCCTCCGCGATTCGCTCGCGCGCGCGCTCGGCCGCGCCGTCGGCTCCGCCTTCCTGGAGAAATACCGCAGCGGGGGCGTGGTGTCGGGCGACGCCGTGATCGGCGACGTTTCCGGCGCGACCGCCGTCGTCGTCGACGACCTCGTCAGCAGCGGCACGACGCTCGCGCGCGCGGCCGTGGCCTGCCGGACGCACGGTGCGCGCCGCGTGCTGGCGGCCGCCACCCACGGCGTGTTCGCCGGCGGTGCGGAGACGGCGCTGGCCGAACCCGCGCTGGACAAGCTGCTCGTAACCGACTCGATCCCGCCGTCCAGGATTCCGGCTGCGTGGCTGGGCCGACGCGTCGAGGTGCTGGAGACGGCGCCGCTGCTTGCCGAGGCCGTGCGCCGCCTGCACGGCGGCGGCTCGCTGGTCGAGCTGCTGCAGGACTGA
- a CDS encoding type 1 glutamine amidotransferase domain-containing protein translates to MKALIVSADRFEDTELLVPLYRLQEEGLQVDVASISRGAIHGKHGYEVDANIALRDVSPGDYALLVLPGGQAPATLRKEPAAIAVARAFMDANKPVAAICHGPQILITAGVMRGRRATCFHTVAGELQTAGAHYADLPVVVDGRLVTSRQPSDLPAFMRELMDQLKSIR, encoded by the coding sequence TTGAAGGCCCTGATCGTCAGCGCGGACCGATTCGAGGATACCGAACTGCTGGTTCCGCTCTACCGCCTCCAGGAAGAAGGACTGCAGGTCGACGTCGCGTCGATTTCGCGCGGCGCGATCCACGGCAAGCACGGCTACGAGGTCGACGCGAACATCGCGCTGCGCGATGTCTCGCCTGGCGACTACGCCCTGCTCGTGCTGCCGGGCGGCCAGGCCCCGGCGACGCTGCGCAAGGAGCCGGCGGCCATCGCGGTCGCCCGCGCCTTCATGGACGCGAACAAGCCGGTCGCCGCCATCTGCCATGGCCCGCAGATCCTGATCACGGCCGGCGTGATGCGGGGGCGGCGCGCCACGTGTTTCCATACCGTGGCCGGGGAACTGCAGACGGCCGGCGCGCACTACGCCGACCTTCCCGTGGTCGTCGACGGCCGGCTGGTCACCTCGCGCCAGCCCTCGGACCTGCCGGCCTTCATGCGGGAACTGATGGACCAGCTGAAATCGATCCGCTAA
- a CDS encoding RimK family protein, whose amino-acid sequence MSILIVVDNPRDWPLDMPGVAVVSARAYLTDPAYGEDRTVKVFDLCRSYRYQSLGYYVSLLAEARGHKPLPRVSTMEDLQSQTLVRLLTEDLDELVQKSLAPIKSDSFDLSIYFGRNVARRHAMLSRRLFSRLQAPLLRAHFERHREQWRLRSVRAIAASDIPPAHHEFAVEAATAYFMGRRRLAPRRPAPRFDLAILHDPDNSEPPSNPRAMQHFEKAAAEVGLQAEFLTRADIGRLSEFDALFIRDTTYANHYTYRFSRRAAAEGLVVIDDPDSILRCNNKVYLAELLARHNLPAPRTLMVHHGNVGQIVADLGLPCVLKQPDSSGSLGVLRVETEPELLARVEALLQKSELIVAQEWLPTEFDWRVGILDRRPLFVCRYFMAAGHWQIIRREPGRRGYEEGPVQAVAVAEAPDEVVKLALKAANLIGDGLYGVDIKQVGGRCYVIEVNDNPNVDAGNEDGVLKDALYREIMGSFVRRIEARKRVTA is encoded by the coding sequence GTGAGCATCCTCATCGTCGTCGACAACCCGCGCGACTGGCCGCTCGACATGCCCGGCGTCGCCGTCGTGTCGGCGCGCGCCTACCTGACCGATCCTGCCTACGGCGAGGACCGCACAGTGAAGGTCTTCGATCTGTGCCGCTCCTACCGCTACCAGAGCCTCGGCTACTACGTCTCGCTGCTGGCGGAGGCACGCGGCCACAAGCCGCTGCCGCGCGTGAGCACCATGGAGGACCTGCAGTCGCAGACGCTGGTGCGGCTGCTCACCGAGGATCTCGACGAGCTCGTACAGAAGTCGCTCGCCCCGATCAAGTCGGACAGCTTCGACCTCAGCATCTATTTCGGCCGCAACGTGGCCCGCCGCCACGCGATGCTCAGCCGCCGGCTCTTCAGCCGCCTGCAGGCGCCGCTGCTGCGCGCCCATTTCGAGCGGCATCGCGAGCAGTGGCGGCTGCGCAGCGTGCGCGCGATCGCCGCCAGCGACATTCCGCCGGCCCACCACGAGTTCGCCGTCGAGGCCGCCACGGCCTACTTCATGGGGCGCCGCCGGCTGGCGCCCAGGCGCCCGGCACCGCGCTTCGATCTCGCCATCCTGCATGACCCCGACAACTCCGAGCCGCCGTCGAACCCGCGCGCCATGCAGCATTTCGAGAAGGCCGCGGCGGAGGTCGGCCTGCAGGCCGAATTCCTGACGCGTGCCGACATCGGCCGGCTGTCCGAGTTCGACGCGCTGTTCATCCGCGACACCACCTACGCCAACCACTACACCTACCGCTTCTCGCGCCGTGCCGCCGCGGAGGGGCTCGTCGTCATCGACGACCCCGATTCGATCCTGCGCTGCAACAACAAGGTCTATCTCGCCGAGCTGCTGGCGCGCCACAACCTGCCGGCCCCGCGGACGCTGATGGTGCATCACGGCAACGTCGGCCAGATCGTGGCCGACCTCGGCCTGCCGTGCGTGCTGAAGCAGCCTGACAGTTCCGGCTCGCTCGGCGTGCTCCGCGTCGAGACCGAGCCGGAACTGCTGGCGCGGGTCGAGGCGCTGCTGCAGAAATCCGAACTGATCGTCGCGCAGGAATGGCTGCCGACCGAGTTCGATTGGCGCGTCGGCATCCTTGACCGCCGTCCGCTGTTCGTCTGCAGGTACTTCATGGCCGCCGGGCATTGGCAGATCATCCGTCGCGAGCCGGGACGGCGCGGCTACGAGGAAGGCCCGGTGCAGGCGGTCGCCGTGGCGGAGGCGCCGGATGAGGTCGTGAAGCTCGCGCTCAAGGCCGCCAACCTGATCGGCGACGGCCTCTACGGCGTCGACATCAAGCAGGTCGGCGGGCGCTGCTACGTCATCGAGGTGAACGACAATCCCAACGTCGACGCCGGCAACGAGGACGGCGTGCTGAAGGACGCGCTCTACCGCGAGATCATGGGCTCCTTCGTGCGCCGCATCGAAGCCCGCAAGCGGGTCACGGCCTGA
- a CDS encoding nicotinate phosphoribosyltransferase has translation MIPATSALLTDLYQLTMLQGYHDAGMADTAVFEFFVRRLRPVRGFLLAAGLEQALDYLEQVRFTAQELEWLASTRRFSAAFLASLETLRFTGDVHAMPEGTAFFPNEPILRVTAPIAEAQLVETRLINLLHFATLIASKAARSVLMAPGKLLVDFGLRRAHGAEAGLLAARASYLAGFSGTSTVLAGEQFGIPLFGTMAHSFIQAHDDEALAFARFAHAQPDNVVLLIDTWDTEAAARRVVALAPRLAAAGIRIKGVRIDSGDLAEHARRVRAILDAGGLRHVIVFVSGDLDETLLRDMLAAGAPIDGFGVGTHLDTSSDLPYLDCAYKLQEYAGRARRKRSEGKATWPGRKQVYRRHGDDGRMLGDVVTLEGDDQAGEPLLAPVMRGGRRLAPSPSLDTIRSRSAASLAALPEPLRRLEPFGYPVEIAPAVRALAVAVDRDAIPFPSD, from the coding sequence ATGATCCCGGCGACCAGCGCCCTGCTCACCGATCTCTACCAGCTCACCATGCTGCAGGGCTATCACGACGCCGGCATGGCCGACACAGCGGTGTTCGAGTTCTTCGTGCGGCGACTGCGCCCGGTGCGCGGCTTCCTGCTGGCGGCCGGACTCGAACAGGCGCTCGACTACCTCGAGCAGGTGCGCTTCACCGCGCAGGAGCTCGAATGGCTGGCGTCGACCCGGCGTTTTAGCGCGGCCTTCCTCGCCTCGCTGGAGACGCTGCGCTTCACCGGCGACGTGCACGCCATGCCCGAGGGCACGGCGTTCTTTCCGAACGAGCCGATCCTGCGGGTGACCGCGCCGATCGCCGAGGCGCAGCTGGTCGAGACGCGGCTCATCAACCTGCTGCATTTTGCGACGCTGATCGCCTCCAAGGCCGCGCGTTCGGTGCTGATGGCGCCGGGAAAACTGCTGGTCGATTTCGGCCTGCGCCGCGCCCACGGCGCGGAGGCCGGCCTGCTGGCGGCACGCGCGAGCTACCTGGCCGGCTTTTCCGGCACCTCGACCGTGCTGGCAGGCGAGCAGTTCGGCATCCCGCTGTTCGGCACCATGGCGCATTCCTTCATCCAGGCGCACGACGACGAGGCGCTGGCCTTCGCCCGCTTCGCCCACGCGCAGCCGGACAACGTCGTGCTGCTGATCGACACCTGGGACACCGAGGCGGCGGCACGGCGCGTCGTCGCGCTGGCCCCGCGGCTGGCGGCGGCCGGCATCCGCATCAAGGGCGTGCGCATCGACTCCGGCGACCTCGCCGAGCATGCGCGCCGGGTGCGGGCGATCCTCGACGCCGGCGGGCTTCGCCACGTGATCGTCTTCGTCAGCGGCGACCTCGACGAGACCCTGCTGCGCGACATGCTGGCCGCCGGTGCGCCGATCGACGGCTTCGGCGTCGGCACCCACCTCGACACGTCGAGCGACCTGCCTTACCTCGATTGCGCCTACAAGCTGCAGGAGTATGCCGGCCGGGCGCGGCGCAAGCGCTCCGAGGGCAAGGCCACCTGGCCCGGGCGCAAGCAGGTCTACCGTCGCCATGGCGACGACGGCCGCATGCTCGGGGACGTCGTCACGCTCGAGGGCGACGACCAGGCGGGCGAGCCGCTGCTGGCGCCGGTGATGCGCGGCGGGCGGCGCCTGGCGCCGTCGCCGTCCCTGGACACGATCCGGAGCCGGTCGGCTGCCAGCCTCGCCGCGCTGCCTGAGCCTTTGCGACGTCTGGAGCCGTTCGGCTACCCGGTCGAGATCGCGCCGGCGGTGCGCGCGCTCGCCGTGGCGGTCGACCGCGATGCGATTCCCTTCCCGAGTGACTAG
- a CDS encoding BCAM0308 family protein — protein MKNRFTNFHPVRRDRLLQESRHDAYKAKHKLHEPAVCPQCGAVYHEGRWQWLPRPPQAHEETCPACHRIQDDYPAGFVSVGGDYFKAHRDELMRLVKNEEARAKAEHPLKRIVRIEDQDDGTLVTTTDIHLARGIGEALHHAYQGELEYHYNEQENLLRVVWAR, from the coding sequence ATGAAAAACCGTTTCACCAACTTCCATCCGGTCCGCCGCGACCGCCTGCTGCAGGAATCGCGGCACGATGCCTACAAGGCCAAGCACAAGCTGCACGAGCCGGCGGTCTGCCCGCAATGCGGCGCCGTGTACCACGAGGGCCGCTGGCAATGGCTGCCGCGCCCGCCGCAGGCGCACGAGGAAACCTGTCCGGCCTGCCATCGCATCCAGGACGACTACCCCGCCGGCTTCGTGAGCGTGGGCGGCGACTACTTCAAGGCCCACCGCGACGAGCTGATGCGCCTGGTGAAGAACGAGGAGGCGCGTGCCAAGGCCGAGCATCCGCTGAAGCGCATCGTCAGGATCGAGGACCAGGACGACGGCACGCTGGTGACGACCACCGACATCCATCTCGCGCGCGGCATCGGCGAGGCGCTGCACCATGCCTACCAGGGCGAGCTCGAGTATCACTACAACGAGCAGGAGAACCTGCTGCGGGTGGTGTGGGCGCGCTAG
- a CDS encoding carboxylate-amine ligase, with the protein METPALHAFAGYGIELEYMIVDRDSLDVRPLADALLNPSGDIERGRFGWSNEIVGHLVELKNIRPEPALAPLAAGFQAEIAAIEARLAPLGARLMPGGMHPWMDPAAETRLWPHAHREIYAAYDRVFGCRQHGQANLQSMHLNLPFADDGEFARLHAAVRLVLPILPALAASSPIADGHPSGTLDTRMAAYGTAVRRAPSVIGRVIPDTADSRTGYETDVLARMYRDVSPFDPEGILRHEWLNARGAIPRFDRDAIEIRVIDVQECPQADVAIAAATIAVVRALYDVRTAPLAAQQAIGTDALAAILQVCIREADAARIDDADYLRLLGSPRSACRAGDLWRHLVETWVPDASWHGTLCAILDHGPLARRILRATGPTPSAARLHEVYRMLCDCLEAGRLFAA; encoded by the coding sequence ATGGAGACGCCCGCCCTGCACGCCTTCGCGGGCTACGGCATCGAACTCGAGTACATGATCGTCGACCGCGACAGCCTGGATGTCAGGCCTCTCGCCGATGCCTTGCTGAACCCCTCCGGCGACATCGAACGCGGCCGCTTCGGCTGGTCGAACGAGATCGTGGGGCATCTGGTCGAACTCAAGAACATTCGACCCGAGCCCGCGCTGGCGCCGCTGGCCGCCGGATTCCAGGCGGAAATCGCCGCGATCGAGGCGCGGCTGGCGCCGCTGGGGGCGCGCCTCATGCCCGGCGGCATGCATCCGTGGATGGATCCGGCCGCCGAGACGCGGCTGTGGCCGCACGCGCATCGCGAGATCTACGCGGCCTACGATCGGGTCTTCGGCTGCCGCCAGCACGGCCAGGCCAACCTGCAGAGCATGCACCTCAACCTGCCGTTCGCCGACGACGGGGAGTTTGCGCGCCTGCACGCCGCGGTGCGCCTCGTGCTGCCGATCCTGCCCGCGCTTGCGGCGAGCTCGCCGATCGCCGACGGCCACCCGAGCGGAACGCTCGACACCCGCATGGCGGCCTATGGCACGGCGGTGCGCCGCGCCCCCTCGGTCATCGGGCGCGTCATCCCCGACACGGCCGACAGCCGCACGGGCTACGAGACGGACGTGCTCGCGCGAATGTACCGGGACGTTTCGCCATTCGATCCAGAAGGCATCCTGCGCCACGAATGGCTCAACGCACGTGGCGCGATTCCGCGCTTCGATCGCGACGCCATCGAGATCCGTGTCATCGACGTGCAGGAGTGCCCGCAGGCCGACGTCGCGATCGCGGCTGCGACGATCGCGGTCGTCCGCGCGCTGTACGACGTCAGGACCGCCCCGCTCGCCGCACAGCAGGCCATCGGCACGGATGCCCTGGCGGCCATCCTGCAGGTCTGCATCCGCGAGGCCGACGCCGCGCGGATCGACGATGCCGATTACTTGCGCCTGCTAGGCTCCCCGCGGTCCGCCTGCCGCGCCGGCGACCTCTGGCGCCACCTCGTCGAAACGTGGGTGCCCGACGCCTCCTGGCATGGCACGCTGTGCGCAATCCTCGACCACGGTCCGCTCGCCCGCCGCATCCTGCGCGCCACCGGCCCGACGCCGTCGGCAGCGCGCTTGCACGAGGTCTACCGGATGCTGTGCGACTGCCTCGAAGCGGGGCGGCTGTTCGCCGCGTGA
- a CDS encoding isochorismatase family protein has protein sequence MKRNPDSPDPGRWRPQPCDVLLVTDIQNDFLAGGALAVKDGDAVVPVLNGYIDAFVTRGLPVYATRDWHPPGHCSFHAEGGPWPVHCVAGTPGAAFAATLALPPDTTVISKATSLTEEAYSSFQGTDLDSRLRAAGVKRILIGGLATDYCVLNTVRDARRLGYEVMLLADAIRAVEVEPGDGRRAEDEMARLGAQRITLDGLAE, from the coding sequence ATGAAACGCAATCCTGATTCTCCGGACCCCGGGCGCTGGCGCCCGCAGCCGTGCGACGTGCTGCTGGTGACCGACATCCAGAACGACTTCCTGGCCGGCGGGGCATTGGCGGTGAAGGACGGCGACGCCGTCGTGCCGGTGCTCAACGGCTACATCGACGCCTTCGTGACGCGGGGCTTGCCAGTCTATGCGACGCGTGACTGGCACCCGCCGGGCCATTGCTCGTTCCATGCCGAGGGGGGGCCGTGGCCGGTCCACTGCGTGGCCGGGACGCCGGGCGCGGCGTTTGCGGCGACATTGGCGCTGCCGCCGGACACGACGGTCATTTCCAAGGCGACGTCACTCACCGAGGAAGCGTATTCGAGCTTCCAGGGCACCGATCTCGACAGCCGGCTGCGCGCCGCCGGCGTGAAGCGCATCCTGATCGGCGGCCTCGCGACGGATTACTGCGTGCTCAATACGGTGCGCGATGCGCGGCGCCTCGGCTACGAGGTCATGCTGCTGGCCGACGCGATCCGCGCGGTGGAGGTCGAGCCGGGCGACGGGCGGCGCGCCGAGGACGAAATGGCGCGCCTCGGCGCGCAGCGCATCACGCTGGACGGCCTGGCTGAATGA
- a CDS encoding cysteine peptidase family C39 domain-containing protein, whose amino-acid sequence MHPITLRLPLTIQPQPDETTCGPTCLQAVYAYWGGQVPLAEVIARTHKLKHGGTFAIFLACDALRQGYQATLYTYNLTVFDPTWFAPGVDIAERLQRQRKEKQHDARLQAVTEGYLEFLRLGGRLRLRDLSRPLIRGLLRRKLPIITGLSSTYLYRAAREYGPDDTPDDIRGLPAGHFVVLAGYDRERRSVLVADPYWRHPYSPSHEYWVNIDRLIGAVLLGIVTHDANLLVVHPPRTAPEGMP is encoded by the coding sequence ATGCATCCCATCACGCTGCGCCTCCCGCTGACGATCCAGCCGCAGCCGGACGAGACGACCTGCGGGCCCACCTGCCTGCAGGCCGTCTACGCCTACTGGGGCGGCCAGGTGCCGCTTGCCGAGGTGATCGCGCGCACGCACAAGCTCAAGCACGGCGGCACCTTCGCCATCTTCCTTGCCTGCGATGCGCTGCGCCAGGGCTACCAGGCGACGCTCTACACGTACAACCTGACCGTCTTCGATCCCACCTGGTTCGCGCCGGGCGTCGACATCGCCGAACGCCTGCAGCGCCAGCGCAAGGAAAAACAGCATGACGCCCGCCTGCAGGCCGTCACCGAAGGCTACCTCGAATTCCTGCGCCTCGGCGGTCGGCTGCGCCTGCGGGACCTGTCGCGCCCGCTGATCCGCGGCCTGCTGCGCCGCAAGCTGCCGATCATCACCGGGCTCAGCTCCACCTACCTGTATCGCGCCGCGCGCGAATACGGCCCCGACGACACGCCCGACGACATCCGCGGCCTGCCGGCCGGACACTTCGTCGTCCTCGCGGGCTACGACCGCGAAAGGCGCAGCGTGCTGGTGGCCGATCCCTACTGGCGCCATCCCTACAGCCCGTCGCACGAATACTGGGTCAACATCGACCGCCTGATCGGCGCGGTGCTGCTCGGCATCGTCACCCACGACGCGAACCTCCTCGTCGTCCACCCGCCGCGCACCGCGCCGGAAGGCATGCCGTGA